The sequence CGCCGACCCTGCCCGAGACGCATCACCTGATCGGCCGCCGGGAACTCGCGCTGCTGCGCGACGGCGCGGGGCTCGTGAACACGGCACGGTCGTGGCTGGTCGACGAGGCCGCGCTGATCCAAGAGCTGGAGCGCGGCCGTCTCAGTGCGGCGATCGACGTCTTCGACGAGGAGCCGTTCGCCGCGGACAGTCCGTTCCGATCGCTGCCCGGCGTGCTGGTCACCCCGCACCGGGCGGCCGGCACGAGCCAGGGACGTCTGCGTCAGGGGCGGATCGTCGTCGACGAGGTCGAGGCCTTCGCCGAGGGGCGCACCCTCACGCACACCATCTCCCGCGACCAGCTGTCTTCGATGGCATGACCGGGGCGGCGGGATGCGCGGCCGCCGCGCGGGCATCGTGAGCGCGGCGACAGTCCGTGCCGCCCGCGCCACGGACCAGCAGGCGCTCGGGGCGCTATGGGCGACGGCGTTCACGCCCCCGCTCGCTCCCGACCAGTGGCTCGTCGACGACGAACGGCTCGCGCACACGCGGGTGGCCGAAGATGACGATGGCCTCTGCGGGTCGATCTACGGACTACCCAAGCGGCTCCGGGAATCCGACGGCGGGATCGCCGCGGTGCACGCCATCGGCAGCGTCGCGGTCGCCGAGCGGGCGAGGGGGCAGGGGCTCGCACGCCGGCTGGTCGCCGCGACCCTGCAGGCGGCGGGCGACGCCGATTGGGCACTGCTGTTCACCGGTACACCCGAGGTGTACCGCTCCAGCGGGTTCGAGACGTTCTCGATGGCGCGGACCGTGGCCGGGCCCTGGCGCGCTGCGACGCCCGCCGGAGACGAGGGTCGCGTCGTGCGCGAATCCCTCGGGCTCGGGAGCCTCCGCCCGGTGCGCGAGGTCTACGAACGTTCACGGTCCGATCTGGTCCTGGCGCCGGTGCGCGGCGATCGGGACTGGGCGATGGCGGAGGTGCGGCTGCGAGGCGCCATTCTGTACCGCCGGATCGAAGGATCGACCGTGGTCGGCTACGCGGTCGCCGAGCCTCGCGGCGGGGTCGGCGTGCTCCTCGAGAGCGCCGTGCTTCCGGGTGCCGACGGTGCGCGGGATGACCTGCTCGCCGCCATCGCGGTGGACTGGGCATCCGCCGGGGTGACGTCGTGCGAGCTCGCCGTGCCCGCCCTGCCGGAGGAAGACCGCGCGCTGCGTGCGTTCGCGCCCGAGGCCGTGCGGCAGGACGACCGCACCGGGATGATCCGCCCGCTGCGGCGCGCGGCGCGACTGCACGGCATCCGCCACTTCACGGCGGGCGACTACTTCTGAGCACCGGCTCGGAGAACGGCACTGGGGACTGGGGATCGATCGGATGATGCGGCTCGGCCGGACGGCCGGACGCCTGACCGCGGTGATGACGCCGCACGGAAGGATCAGCATGACCCCGCAGGAGATGACCCAGACCGAAACCGCCGCGCTGCGCAGTCGGCGCATGCTGCTCGCCGGTTTCGGCGCTGCCGCGATCGGTGGAGTGGCCGCCGTCGGCATGCCCGCAGCCGCGCAAGCCGCCGGCCCCGTGGCACCGCAGAGCTCGTCGGGTTCGGCGAACGTCGCCAACGGCGGCACCGCGACCGAGCTCGCGAAGCGCAAGGGGAAAGACGGCGACCTCGTGCGCACGACCGGGTACGCGGCGGCCGGGGACGGCGGCGACGGGCTGTACCGCTTCGTGAAGAAGGATGCTCCGGCGGCGAACGGCGGCACCGTGCTCGCCGGTCCGAAGGGCGGTGCGTGGCTGCTCCTGCACGACGGCGTCGTCGACTTCCGCATGTTCGGTGTGATGAACGCGAAGGTGAATGCCGACGACGCGCTCGACGCGATGGTGAACGATGCGAGCATCCACCGCATCGAGGCCCACAGCGACCTGAACTTCGTGCGTCGCCACAAGTTCTCGCGGTCGCGCATCGCCTTCGACTTCGGCGGCCACCTCATGACGACGGTCGGCATCGAGAACGCCGGCAAGGACGACCCCTTCGCCGCGGTCATGTTCTTCCGCGGCGAGGTGACGGATGCCGTGCACGAGGCGCGACTGAACGAGGTGGTCCCCGACCTCGGCGACGTCTTCCCGGTCGCCGACTCCTCCTTCTTCGCGGTCGGTGACTGGTACGCCGCCGAGGTGAACGCGCTGTCGGGGCGGTGGGAGCGCGAGCTGCAGCGGCTCGTGCAGGTCACGCAGATCGTCGACGGCACGCACATCCGCATCAACTACAAGAACGGCTGGCCGCTCGGCAAGGACCGCACGATGACGTGGCGCCGGGTGGTGCCGGTGCAGGACGTCACCGTGTCGAACCTGAAGTTCCTCGGCACCGGGAAGGACGAGTACACGGGCTCGCACCCGCTCGCCTTCGAATACGCGGTGCGCTGCGACGTCGACCACATCGACGGGACCGGCACGTTCTGGCCGCTCATCCAGCGCCGCTGGAACACCTACTACTCGACCGTGAGCTGCACGCTCAAGAACCCCACCTCGGTCACCTGGGGCGGCGCCGGCTACCTGACGCAGCAGATCTACTGCCTGTACGGATACGTCGCCAACTGCCACACCGCCAACTCGCGGCACCTGAACGACTTCACCGCGAGCGCCTACTGCCTCGTCGAGAACTGCCACGGCGACGGCGACGACCAGGGCCCGTTCGTCACGCACGGCCAGTACGAGCACGACCTCACCTACACCGGCAACTCGGGGCTGATGACGTTCGCGAACTCCGGTGCGGCCTGGGGATCGGCGGCCAAGCGCATCACGGTGCGCAAGCACGTGTGCTCGTGGTTCGTCGCCCGCGTGCGCATCACCGACCTCACGCTGGAAGACGTGCAGGTGATCGGCAAGCCCTCGCTCGCCGGCTCCGGAATGCTGTGGATCAATGCCGACGGCGCCCAGCTGCGGGGGTGCACGGCATCCGACACGCTCGTGATCACGCAGGCGTCGGACAACTCCGGGCGCCCGACGGTGATCGCCGACTCGCACTTCACGTTCGTCGCTCCCGGCGAGCTCACCAATGCCACCGTGAAGACCCCGGTCACGTTCGTCGACACCGTGCTCGACCGGGTCGGCGGCATGAAGATCGCGGGCTCGGGTGCGGTCACGTTCCGCGGCTCGACCCTGAACGCGGCGGATGACGCGGCGCCGATCGTGTCGTCGTCGGCGCAGCTGCGATTCGAGGGGTCGACGCTGCGCAACGCCCGCATCGAGGCGGCGCGGGGTGAGCGCCAGGTGGTCGAGGTCGCGGGTTCGGATGTGTCGATCAAGGGCGGCACCGGTGTCTCGCGGACCGGAGACGGCGAGTTGCACCTGACGCTGTCCGACAGCAGTTTCCGCGCCGAGGGATCATCCACCCACGTCGCGGTCACGAAGGGGGCGACGCACTACCGCGCGGTCGGCAACCGCTTCGAGGGCGGTGCGCTCGAGCTGGCGGATGCCGCGTTCGGCGGCTCGTCGACCCTGCTGCACACCGGCAACGTGGAGTCGGGCGTCACCCGCACGGCCTTCCCCGCCGAGGGCGACCGCGTCGTCGACACCGCCAACCTCGTGGTCTGACCCGCCCGCGCGCACCCGTCCCGGTCGCCGAGTGCACGGGCTACTCGCGAGTGCACGGCTTCTCGACGTGAAGAAGCCGTGCACTCGGCGGGAGGTCGTGCACTCGGCGGCCGCGCAGCGCCCATAATTCGCGCCCGCACACCGCGGCCGCATCGCATGAAGGAGAACTCCCGTTATGAAGGAGGATCCGCTGATCCTGGTCCTTCATAACGGGAGTTCTCCTTCATAGCGGGCTGCGGGCTGCGGGCTGCGGGCTGCGGGCGACGGGCGACGGGCTGCGGCGACAGGGCGTCAGCGGCGGCGGCGGGGGCTGTCGGGGTTCATCAGCGAGTGGCGGCGGCCGTAGGCGAAGTAGACGACGAGTCCGATCACGAGCCAGACCCCGAAGCGCAGCCAGGTCTCCCAGTGCAGCTGCGAGATGAGGAACAGCGAGAAGGCGACGCCGACGATCGGCACCACCGGCATGAACGGCAGCCGGAAGGTGCGCGGCGCATCCGGCTTCGTGTACCGGAACACGACGACGGCGATGCATACGACGACGAACGCCGCCAGGATGCCGATGTTTGTCAGGTCGGCCACGGCACGGATGGGGAAGATCCCGGCGAAGAACGCGGAGCCGATGCCCGCGATCCAGGTCACCCGCTGGGGCACGCCGCGGCCGTCGACCTTCGAGAACCAGCCGGGGAGCAGCCCGTCCCGGCTCATCGAGAACCACACGCGGGTGGCGCCGAGCAGGAACGTGAGCATGACCGTGAGGATCGACAGCACCGCGAACACGGAGATGATCGAGGCGATGACGGGCAGCCCGACGCTCGAGAACGCCGAGGCGAAGCCGGCCTTCGGGTCGATGTCCTGGTAGTTCTGCATCCCGGTGAGCACCAACGTCGCGGCGACGTAGAGCAGCATCGCGATGATGAGCGACAGGATGATCGCCTTCGGCATGTGCTTGCGCCCGTCCTTCGCCTCCTCGGCGGCGGTGCTCATCGCGTCGTAGCCGAACACGGCGAAGAACACCGTCGCGGCCCCGGTGAAGACCGGGCCGAAGCCGGACGGCATGAACGGGGTGTAGTTGTCGGTATTGATGTAGAAGATGCCCAGGCCCACGATGAACAGGATCAGCAGGATCTTGATCCCGACCGCCACCAGCTCGAACCGGCCGAAGGTCTTGGTGCCGCGGCTGAGGAGGAAAGTCACGAGCAGGCAGATCAGGATCGCCGGGATGTTGACGACGCCGCCGGGCTGGTCGAACGTCTCGGTGACCGCGGTCGGCAGGTGGACGCCGAAGCCGGAGAGGAACGCATCGAGGTAGCCGGAGATCCCGATCGCGACGACGGCCACGATGGCCACGTACTCCAGGAGCAGATCCCAGCCGATGAACCATCCGGTGATCTCGCCGAGCGCGACGTAGCCGTAGCTGTACGCCGATCCGGCCCGGGGGATCATTCCCGCGAATTCGGCGTACGAGAGAGCGGCGGCCGCAGACGCCAGTCCGGCGATGAGGAACGAGATGACGACCGCGGGCCCGACACCGGGGTTCGTGGCATCGCCGTGCGCGACGAGGCCCGCGAGCGAGAAGATCCCGACGCCGACGATGCCGCCGACGCCGATCGCGGTGAGCTGCCACAACCCGAGGGATTTGAAGAGACCACTGCTCTCCGCCTCTTCGTTCAGGTCGCCGACCGGCTTGCGCCGCCAGACGGAATACGCCGGATTCTTCGGATTCGTGCGGGGCATCCTTGCCTCCCTGAATGGCCGCCCGGGTGCGGGCGGCGAGCGATGGCTGAGCTTTTGACCGGTAACACGTTACGCCCGCCTCGCCCCCCTCCTCAATCAGACTTCTGGCCAGGATCCTGCGCCCGGCGTGCGCCCACCTCTCGGCGCCCCTTTCCGCCACCGCCACCGCCACCGCCACCGCCACCGCCACCGCTGCCGCTGCCGCCACCGCTGCCGCTGCCGAGTGCACGGGTTGCTCGCGAGTGCACGGGGTGTTCGCGTGAGGGAGCCGTGCACTCGGCGGGAAGCCGTGCGCTCGGCGAAAGGGGGGAGAGGGAGGGGGTCAGGGGGACGGGATGCCGACGAGGGCGGCACTGCGCTGCCAGAGGGCCTCGGCGAGATCCGGGTCGTTCACCTGCGGGTTGACCTTCGTGGTGAGGGTGCGCTCGTCGTAGTACGCGCCGGAGATCCACGTCTCGCCGGGGGTGCCCTCGATGAACCAGCGCAGAGTGTCGCCGCCCTTGTCCGCCCCGATCAGCAGGAGGTGTTTGAGCGGCGTGCGGTAGAGCAGCCGCATGATGCTCGACGAGTCGGACGCGAAGTTCGTCTGCACGGTGCCGGGGTGGAACGCCACTGCGCTGAGTCCGTCGGCGTGGAACTTCGTGTGCAGGCTCTCCGCGAACAGCACGTTGGCGAGCTTCGCGTCGCCATAGGCCTTGTTCGGGCTGAAGCGGCGGGCGTTGTCGAGGTCGTCGACGTCGATGTGCCCGAAGAGGCGGTGCGCGATGCTCGAGGTGTTGATGACCGCGCCGCCGGATGCCAACAGCTGCGGCAGCAGCAGGTTCGTGAGCAGGAACGGCGCCAGGTGATTGACCTGCATCGTCTTCTCGAAGCCGTCGACGGTCGGGGTCTGATCCCCGAAGATGCCCCCGGCGTTGTTCGCCAGGACGTGGATGCCGTCGTCCCCGACGGCGTCCGTGATCTTCTGGGCGAGTGCTCGCACGTCGTCGAGGCGCGCGAAGTCGGCGGTGAACCAGTCCGATCCGGTCTCCTCCGCGACGGCGCGGGTCTTATCGACCGATCGGCCGACCAGGATGAGCCGGTTCGACGGTGAGGCGAGGTGGCGGGCGGCCGCCGCGCCGATCCCGTCAGATGCCCCGGTGAGGACGATCGTCTTCTGGGCCACGGGTCGCGTCACTCGGCCTCGGCCGAGGGCGTGATGCGCCGCACCGCGCGGGTGACGTGCTCGGCGATCACGGCCTGCGCCCGGTCGGGGTCGCCGCTCGCGATGGCATCGACGATCTGCTGGTGGCTGCGCACGTGCTCCTCGAGCTCGGCGGGGTCGAGCGCCGCGTTCGCGGCGTGCAGGAATCCGGTGATGCGTCCGCGCAGCTGACCACTCACCTCGTCGAGGAAGCGATGCTCGGCGAGGTCGGCGAGGGTCTCGTGGAACAGGCGGTCCTGGCGCAGCACCTCGTCGATGTCGCCGGGTGCCGCATCCGACATCGCCTGGATGATGGCTCCGAGGCGGGCGGCGGATTCCTCGTTCCAGCGCTCCTGCACCCGGATGGCCATGAACTGTTCGAGCACGATCCGCAGGCTCGAGATCTCCTCCAGGTCCTGCGCGCTCAGCTGCGCGACGCGGGCCCCGCGGCGGGGCTCGCGGGTGATGAGGCGCTCCTCGGCCAGGCGGGTCAGGGCCTCGCGCACCGGGATGTGACTCACACCGAGCCGGTCGGCGAGCTTGCGTTCGACGAGGCGCTCGCCGGGCGCGAGCTCTCCGGAGTGGATGGCAGCGCGCAACTCGTCCGTGACCTGTTCGGCGATGTTCTGATCCGAGACGCTGCGCACCGTGGCTCTCCTGTCTGTGCCGGAA is a genomic window of Microbacterium maritypicum containing:
- a CDS encoding GNAT family N-acetyltransferase; protein product: MRGRRAGIVSAATVRAARATDQQALGALWATAFTPPLAPDQWLVDDERLAHTRVAEDDDGLCGSIYGLPKRLRESDGGIAAVHAIGSVAVAERARGQGLARRLVAATLQAAGDADWALLFTGTPEVYRSSGFETFSMARTVAGPWRAATPAGDEGRVVRESLGLGSLRPVREVYERSRSDLVLAPVRGDRDWAMAEVRLRGAILYRRIEGSTVVGYAVAEPRGGVGVLLESAVLPGADGARDDLLAAIAVDWASAGVTSCELAVPALPEEDRALRAFAPEAVRQDDRTGMIRPLRRAARLHGIRHFTAGDYF
- a CDS encoding peptidase C14, with translation MTPQEMTQTETAALRSRRMLLAGFGAAAIGGVAAVGMPAAAQAAGPVAPQSSSGSANVANGGTATELAKRKGKDGDLVRTTGYAAAGDGGDGLYRFVKKDAPAANGGTVLAGPKGGAWLLLHDGVVDFRMFGVMNAKVNADDALDAMVNDASIHRIEAHSDLNFVRRHKFSRSRIAFDFGGHLMTTVGIENAGKDDPFAAVMFFRGEVTDAVHEARLNEVVPDLGDVFPVADSSFFAVGDWYAAEVNALSGRWERELQRLVQVTQIVDGTHIRINYKNGWPLGKDRTMTWRRVVPVQDVTVSNLKFLGTGKDEYTGSHPLAFEYAVRCDVDHIDGTGTFWPLIQRRWNTYYSTVSCTLKNPTSVTWGGAGYLTQQIYCLYGYVANCHTANSRHLNDFTASAYCLVENCHGDGDDQGPFVTHGQYEHDLTYTGNSGLMTFANSGAAWGSAAKRITVRKHVCSWFVARVRITDLTLEDVQVIGKPSLAGSGMLWINADGAQLRGCTASDTLVITQASDNSGRPTVIADSHFTFVAPGELTNATVKTPVTFVDTVLDRVGGMKIAGSGAVTFRGSTLNAADDAAPIVSSSAQLRFEGSTLRNARIEAARGERQVVEVAGSDVSIKGGTGVSRTGDGELHLTLSDSSFRAEGSSTHVAVTKGATHYRAVGNRFEGGALELADAAFGGSSTLLHTGNVESGVTRTAFPAEGDRVVDTANLVV
- a CDS encoding APC family permease, yielding MPRTNPKNPAYSVWRRKPVGDLNEEAESSGLFKSLGLWQLTAIGVGGIVGVGIFSLAGLVAHGDATNPGVGPAVVISFLIAGLASAAAALSYAEFAGMIPRAGSAYSYGYVALGEITGWFIGWDLLLEYVAIVAVVAIGISGYLDAFLSGFGVHLPTAVTETFDQPGGVVNIPAILICLLVTFLLSRGTKTFGRFELVAVGIKILLILFIVGLGIFYINTDNYTPFMPSGFGPVFTGAATVFFAVFGYDAMSTAAEEAKDGRKHMPKAIILSLIIAMLLYVAATLVLTGMQNYQDIDPKAGFASAFSSVGLPVIASIISVFAVLSILTVMLTFLLGATRVWFSMSRDGLLPGWFSKVDGRGVPQRVTWIAGIGSAFFAGIFPIRAVADLTNIGILAAFVVVCIAVVVFRYTKPDAPRTFRLPFMPVVPIVGVAFSLFLISQLHWETWLRFGVWLVIGLVVYFAYGRRHSLMNPDSPRRRR
- a CDS encoding SDR family NAD(P)-dependent oxidoreductase, translated to MAQKTIVLTGASDGIGAAAARHLASPSNRLILVGRSVDKTRAVAEETGSDWFTADFARLDDVRALAQKITDAVGDDGIHVLANNAGGIFGDQTPTVDGFEKTMQVNHLAPFLLTNLLLPQLLASGGAVINTSSIAHRLFGHIDVDDLDNARRFSPNKAYGDAKLANVLFAESLHTKFHADGLSAVAFHPGTVQTNFASDSSSIMRLLYRTPLKHLLLIGADKGGDTLRWFIEGTPGETWISGAYYDERTLTTKVNPQVNDPDLAEALWQRSAALVGIPSP
- a CDS encoding GntR family transcriptional regulator, with the protein product MQELGRERLAGSGTDRRATVRSVSDQNIAEQVTDELRAAIHSGELAPGERLVERKLADRLGVSHIPVREALTRLAEERLITREPRRGARVAQLSAQDLEEISSLRIVLEQFMAIRVQERWNEESAARLGAIIQAMSDAAPGDIDEVLRQDRLFHETLADLAEHRFLDEVSGQLRGRITGFLHAANAALDPAELEEHVRSHQQIVDAIASGDPDRAQAVIAEHVTRAVRRITPSAEAE